From the Nerophis lumbriciformis linkage group LG05, RoL_Nlum_v2.1, whole genome shotgun sequence genome, the window TGTGTAACTGTGCCAagattttttttcatcaaaaataACAGCGATTCTAAAGAGCATCTCacatatgtcagacccactcgacatccattgcattcggtctcccctagggggggggggttacccacatatgcggtcctctccaaggtttctcatagtcattcacattgactttccactggggtgagtttttccttgcccttatgtgggctttgtaccgaggatgtcgttgtggcttgtacagccctttgagactcttttgatttagggctatataaataaacattgattgattgattgattgatatgacaATGTAACATGAAGGAGCATCGCTATgttagctacagtgctaacaaTACAGTCATTTATTTTAGCCTTTGTCGGAGAAAAACGTACAGAAGCGTGAACTTAACCTTTATCTCTTCCATAAGTGCTAAGAAAACAGATCTTAGATACACTCTCCTGTCgtttggcaacactttgaacaACACCGCTTTACTTATTTCACCAGGAAGTTCAACTGCGGCCTGCGGGCCATTTGCTGAATACAGCTCTTTTTTTATGGCACTTTgtagaaataaaatgtaaaaacaggCCAAAAAGACTGAAATGTTGACACTATTAATGAATaacaacacatccatccatccatcttcttccgcttatccgaggtcgggtcgcgggggcaacaacctaagcagggaagcccagacttccctctccccagccacttggtccagctcctcctgggggatcccaaggcgttcccaggccagccgggagacatagtcttcccaacgtgtcctgggtcttccccgtggcctcctaccggtcggacgtgctcgaaacacctccctcgggaggcgttcgggtggcatcctgaccagatgcccgaaccacctcatctggctcctctccatgtgaaggagcacaataacaataacaacacaaacataaattaaaaaatatttgttttagcctttttattagcccatttcattacaaatgacatgacatCACACTAtattaaaacattgataacaatattgtttgttttatttacctAAAAGCTCAACACCACtgttgttctttttagaatgtaaaatagttgactgttgttacatatatatatatatatatatatatatatatatatgtatgtgtgggaaaaaatcacaagactatttcatctctacaggcctgtttcatgagggggggtaccctcaatcgtcaggagattttaatgggagcattcgcataccatggtttatatagggcacagagtgggtgggtacaggctggcctaggggcgtggtgattggctcatgtgttgcctaggaggtgtttccgtctatggcggcatgttgttacaatttcactgcgcttgttgagggatgacaggtctggacggtaaataataaacagtttctctttcaagcataggttgcatcttttattaccactattgtaaggtgtgctggatgcaagaatttgccatgttattgaatattcaacattattgtctttgaggtcccaaatgtgtttgctgagttctgtggtatttcgcaggtttttgatcctgaaagaagccttgtgattgttccatctggttttgaattctccctcggttaatcctacatatgtgtcggatgtgttaatgtccttgcatattaccttagattggtagacaactgatgtttgtaagcaccccccgttgagggggcaatcaggtttctttcgacaattacatcctttgttggttttggagtcgctctgtctgagggccgacggctcatttgcaattgttttgttgtggtttgagatgatttgtcgtatattgttcatgcagctgtagctcaatttaatgttgttcttgttgaatacttttcttaggatgttgtctttgggaaagtgtttgtcaatcagattgaggaatttgtgtccaatgttcgttgagacgtttttgctgtatggggggttgtaccagatgatgtcgttctgttttctgttcttcttttttggctggtttcctggcgtgggttcataggtgagggtgaaattgtatccgctttcatcaagggctttttggtacgggggggttgcttggtcaaattcagctttgctagatgacagcatcgatagccttttattgattccggtaggtattcttttcgtggtggtgggtgggtggttgctgtcatggtgcacgtatatatatatatatatatatatatatatatatatatatatatatatatatatatatatatatatatatatgtatatatatatatatatatatatatgcacagtgTTTTTGATTTTTGAATTTATAGTTACCTCTTGGCAGCTCATACTCCAATTTCAATTCTGTCCAAAaacatgttgaagcacagtgataTTTAACACTTGACACTTTCAAACTCTTTTCAATAAGGTACATTCGTTTTTTATCATAGTATCGAAAAAGCATAAAAAATGGTGTTGTACGCACGGCATCAATTCTGGTATGGTGACAACCCTATTTCCTAGTGTTGTGATTTGTGTCATAAACCAAAGTGTTCATATCCAATGTGCTTTTTGACATGAATGACATCACATATAAAAGTcagaaagtatttttttattgtaaaaaagaaAACCCAAAAAGGAGTAAACGGCGGAGTGCTAAAGTGGAGCGTATTGCTTTTGACCTTCAAACCTGAGCAGGAAGTAGAAAATGAGACTAAAACAGTGCAGAATGAGTTTGGATTCACAGATCATCAGAGTCCACTCTTTCTTCCTGTGCAGCGGCAAGTTCACAcgactaaaaaaaataataatacaagtttATTGCTCTTCCTGGGGTTCGGATAAAGCCGCCACAGTCTGCGTGACCTCCTGCAAGGCTCTCTGCATGGAGGCGATGGCCTGTCCGTGCTCCTCCAGCATGGCGGCATGCTCCGCCTCCTCCTCGGAGGCGGTCAGCTTCCTCTCCAGGTCCTCCACCCGCCGCCCCATGAGGGAGTCGGTGGATAACAGCGTGTCCTGAGCCTCACCCATGGCGACCATATTGGACTGGAGGTCCTCCAGGTTGCTCCTCAGGGCCTCCAGCTCCTTGTGCCCGCCTTGCTCCTTCCCGCTCTCGTGGACGTCGTGCTTCGACAGTATGGACTCCAACTTGGAGGAGACGGCATCCCCGCTCTCTTCCGACGCCTTCAGTCGGGCTTCCACGTCGTCCCATCTCTTCTGCGTTTGAGCCGACACCTCGCTCAGCTTCTTCTCGACGTCGCCCACGCCGTCCAGCGCTCGCGCCAAGCTGCCCTCCAGCGTGGCCGTTTGGTCCTTCAGGGTTTTGACTTCCGACTCGGCCGCAGACACGCCCATCTTGAGACTTCCGACCGTGTCCTGCACCACCGACCTCACTGACTCCACCTCCTGTGACAGCGACGCCACCTCCTGGTTGCGGGTCTGGAGCTCCGCCCTGACGGAGCTGATCTGCTCCTGGATGGAAAGGGTGGAGGTGTCGGCGTCCTGCTTGGCAGCCCTGATCTCGGCCACCGCGTTAACGATGGCGGACAGCTCCTGCTTGACGAGGACGGGGTCCTCGACGCCGCCGAGGCGGGCTTGGAGGTCGGCCAGCTGGCTCTGCGCCTCGCCCTGAGTCGCCGTAAACCCGGCCACGCTGGCTCGCATCGAGCGGCTCACGTCATCCAGGCGCTGCTCCACCGTCGTCTCCAGAGAGGAGAAGTCGCGCTCGCAGGCCTCCTTCACCTCGCTGATGCCTTCAGAGAGGTCCCTGAGGAGGTCGCTCTGGAGCTTCTGGAGGGTATCCTCCACCCTTCTGGTCTCCACCTCACCCTTCTTCATGCGGCTGAGGGCGCCCTCCAGCTCCACCCGGGTGACACCCAGTGACGTCTCCAAACCGTCCACGGCGCCCCTCAGAGACTCCACCTGTCAAAACAAACCGGATGCTTGTGGGCGGCCAGTTTGATAACGCCgtaaagaaaaggaaaaaaaagtgaggcgattttacgttaaaaaactggcagctcaggcgccagaattttaccgtaaaaataacagtggtacctttTTTTCCCCAACCACCATGGATTTTGTGGTGTAAAAAATGTCCGCTCCGTCGCCAAAATTTAACCGTGAAAATAAGTGGTACAATTATTTTCATTTACATTaatacactaccgtattttcggactataagtcgcagttttttttcatagtttggccgggggtgcgacttatactcaggagcgacttatgtgtgaaattattaacacattaccgtaaaatatcaaataatattatttagctcattcacgtaagagactagacgtataagatttcatgggatttagcgattaggagtgacagattgtttggtaaacatatagcatgttctatatgttatagttatttgaatgactcttaccataatatgttacgttaacataccaggcacgttctcagttggttatttatgcctcatataacgtacacttattcagcctgttgttcactattctttatttattttaaattgcctttcaaatgtctattcttggtgttgggttttatcaaataaatttcccccaaaaatgcgacttgtatatgtttttttccttctttattatgcattttcggccggtgcgacttatactccggagcgacttatacgccgaaaaatacggtatatatatatctgtctctttgcagattagacaaactgtCTTCtctttacactgaacaaaaacaaagtaatatgtcca encodes:
- the ckap4 gene encoding cytoskeleton-associated protein 4, translating into MTAKNRQKNAAGEKAAAATAAAATVAAPVQDEKKPQRSNGVSGPTGAPGHARTGKSWLGSLVSALFYAAMLGAAGLAAFHLQKVVEEIRQTSAKHAESAQASADMSRKMDNVARQVESLRGAVDGLETSLGVTRVELEGALSRMKKGEVETRRVEDTLQKLQSDLLRDLSEGISEVKEACERDFSSLETTVEQRLDDVSRSMRASVAGFTATQGEAQSQLADLQARLGGVEDPVLVKQELSAIVNAVAEIRAAKQDADTSTLSIQEQISSVRAELQTRNQEVASLSQEVESVRSVVQDTVGSLKMGVSAAESEVKTLKDQTATLEGSLARALDGVGDVEKKLSEVSAQTQKRWDDVEARLKASEESGDAVSSKLESILSKHDVHESGKEQGGHKELEALRSNLEDLQSNMVAMGEAQDTLLSTDSLMGRRVEDLERKLTASEEEAEHAAMLEEHGQAIASMQRALQEVTQTVAALSEPQEEQ